TCCAGTGTTTGGAAGTGTTTTAAGTTTGCCTTCTTTATCAGTAACAGAGATAGTCTTATCTTCGTTGACAGTACCACCGACCTCTTCAGGAGCAACTACTGAACCATCTGAAAGAACTACGTTTCCGCCTTGGGTGCTAACGATAGATGCACCTGTATTTGTTTCAACGGGTTCTTTGGTTACATCATGGACAACTTGTCCGGTTGCGGATGAAGTAGTCCCGATTTGTGATTTTCCTTGCTCATTGGCTTCATCTGTTGTTTTTGGCTTTTCAACTGGGACTCCATCAAGGCTACCTGCATTATCCTTGTCCTGTGGCTTGTCTGAAGGTGCTGGTTTATCAGTTGCCACTCCGTCAAGACTTCCTGCGTTGTCTTTGTCTTGTGGTTTATCTGATGGTGTTGGTACACCATCGAGGCTACCTGCATTATCCTTATCCTGTGGCTTATCAGAAGATGCTGGTTTATCAGTTGTCACTCCGTCAAGACTTCCTGCATTGTCTTTGTCTTGTACACTTGGCGATGTTGGGTCAACTGGAGTAACTGAAGGCTCTGTTGGCTGAGTTGTTGGAGCCTCTGTTTCTGTTGAAGCGC
The sequence above is a segment of the Streptococcus oralis ATCC 35037 genome. Coding sequences within it:
- a CDS encoding LPXTG cell wall anchor domain-containing protein — its product is MNKKKQVLAALALSTIALAQAGYVSADDLAPIDSSAPTTEVVTPTAPSTSTETEAPAVQPTAPSASTETEAPTTQPTEPSVTPVDPTSPSVQDKDNAGSLDGVTTDKPASSDKPQDKDNAGSLDGVPTPSDKPQDKDNAGSLDGVATDKPAPSDKPQDKDNAGSLDGVPVEKPKTTDEANEQGKSQIGTTSSATGQVVHDVTKEPVETNTGASIVSTQGGNVVLSDGSVVAPEEVGGTVNEDKTISVTDKEGKLKTLPNTGTAESILGTIGGMLLTAVGYFYKKKLF